One Syntrophales bacterium DNA window includes the following coding sequences:
- a CDS encoding MCE family protein yields the protein MRSISTEAKVGIFVLVAMVILAYMSFRVGEYGFGLREGYTVSAVFESVSGLKRDAFVQIAGVEVGRVERISLKNGRAEVVMRIIPSVRLEKDVTASLRTYGILGDKYVDIAPGTPESGYLPEGGEIVYVEMPADLDKLLRELGTIANDVMAVTASLRHVIGGDEGEANLRSIVENTRDLMVNLNRVVERSDKSFGQLSESLTAASREMQRTFTALSDISERISRGEGTLGQLVENRELFDNLTTTVASIQKITDQISTGEGTIGKLIYEDETVENINLGLKSIDRSMESINRYISKTEQFRTFVGYRGEYLTRSDKAKSYFQVRIQPREDMFYILGLVSDPRGRRTITERSIGGALPVRIEEYDKSGLLFDAQIGKRFKDLALRGGIFESTGGVAADFYTLNDNLKVTLEAFDFDDERRTHLKVYAAYQLFRNVHLTAGWDDFISKHGNSSPFLGLSIHFEDRDLKYILSSVPTSP from the coding sequence ATGCGTTCAATCAGCACTGAGGCAAAGGTAGGGATATTTGTTCTTGTGGCCATGGTCATCCTGGCCTACATGTCCTTCCGGGTGGGTGAATACGGATTCGGACTCAGGGAAGGCTACACCGTATCGGCTGTTTTCGAAAGTGTTTCCGGGCTGAAGCGTGACGCCTTCGTGCAGATCGCCGGTGTCGAGGTCGGCAGGGTGGAGCGTATTTCCCTCAAGAACGGCCGCGCCGAGGTGGTCATGCGGATTATTCCATCGGTCCGCCTCGAAAAGGACGTCACGGCCTCTCTCAGGACCTATGGCATCCTGGGGGACAAGTACGTCGATATCGCCCCGGGAACCCCGGAATCGGGCTACCTGCCTGAAGGCGGCGAGATAGTCTACGTGGAAATGCCGGCCGATCTGGACAAGCTGCTCCGTGAATTGGGAACCATAGCCAATGACGTCATGGCCGTGACGGCATCGTTGAGGCACGTTATCGGCGGCGATGAGGGAGAGGCCAACCTGCGCTCCATTGTTGAAAATACCCGTGACCTTATGGTGAACCTGAACAGGGTGGTGGAACGGAGCGATAAAAGCTTCGGACAATTGTCGGAAAGCCTGACAGCGGCATCCCGGGAGATGCAGCGAACCTTTACGGCCCTCAGCGATATTTCAGAGCGGATCAGCCGCGGCGAGGGAACCTTGGGCCAACTCGTTGAGAACAGGGAGCTCTTCGACAACCTGACCACGACGGTCGCTTCCATTCAGAAGATCACGGATCAGATAAGCACCGGCGAGGGGACCATCGGAAAGCTGATATACGAAGATGAGACCGTGGAGAACATCAACCTGGGGTTGAAAAGCATCGACCGGAGCATGGAGAGTATCAACCGGTATATTTCAAAAACGGAACAGTTTCGGACTTTTGTAGGTTATCGGGGGGAATATCTCACCAGGAGCGACAAGGCGAAATCCTACTTTCAGGTCAGAATTCAGCCCCGGGAGGATATGTTCTACATCCTAGGACTGGTGTCTGATCCCCGGGGCAGAAGGACCATCACAGAACGAAGCATCGGCGGAGCCCTCCCCGTTCGCATCGAGGAATATGACAAGAGCGGCCTTCTCTTTGACGCCCAGATCGGCAAGAGGTTCAAGGACCTGGCCCTGCGGGGCGGCATTTTTGAATCCACCGGCGGTGTAGCCGCTGATTTTTACACCCTCAATGACAATCTGAAGGTTACCCTGGAGGCCTTTGATTTTGACGACGAGCGCCGGACCCATCTGAAAGTCTACGCGGCCTACCAGTTGTTCAGGAATGTGCATCTCACGGCGGGCTGGGATGATTTCATCAGCAAGCACGGCAATTCCTCACCCTTTCTCGGACTTTCCATCCACTTCGAGGATCGGGATCTCAAGTACATACTCTCCAGTGTTCCCACGTCCCCCTGA
- a CDS encoding D-alanine--D-alanine ligase — protein MTEKHEKLRVGVIFGGMSSEREVSLNSGRNVYDNLDRELYEAIPIFMDGRGGLWILPWKLVSQNTTVDIMERLVGEAERIAYEDLRKTIDLAFIALHGKYGDDGCVQGMLELLGIPYTGSGVLASALGMDKDLQQRLFVRSGIAVPRSCVISEDRWHRDPGGVEEELSSDFGFPLVTKPTREGSSFGVTIVRDREGIAGGMDSALVLDRAVLVEEYLDGIEFSCIVIEEKEGPRPLSVTEIQPRSAFFTYDDKYMPGQCRKFTPPRSIPPEAVAAIERDVVRAFETLGFRCYGRIDGFYLKNGDIFITDPNSSSGMAPSSFFFEQAAEAGMLPQDILSRLIEIALSVHGAGRDPLQI, from the coding sequence GTGACGGAAAAACATGAAAAGCTTCGGGTCGGGGTGATTTTCGGCGGCATGTCGTCGGAACGCGAGGTGTCGCTCAACAGCGGACGAAACGTGTATGACAACCTTGACCGGGAGCTCTACGAGGCCATCCCCATCTTCATGGACGGCCGGGGGGGGCTCTGGATACTTCCCTGGAAACTCGTTTCCCAGAATACCACCGTTGACATCATGGAGCGGCTTGTCGGAGAAGCCGAGCGCATAGCCTACGAGGATCTGCGGAAAACGATCGACCTGGCCTTCATCGCCCTTCACGGGAAGTACGGCGATGACGGTTGCGTCCAGGGGATGCTGGAACTGCTGGGAATCCCCTATACCGGCTCGGGAGTGCTCGCCTCCGCCCTGGGTATGGACAAGGACCTGCAGCAGAGACTCTTCGTCCGATCCGGCATTGCCGTGCCCCGCAGCTGTGTCATCAGCGAGGACCGGTGGCACCGTGACCCGGGAGGCGTGGAGGAGGAACTCTCATCGGATTTCGGCTTTCCCCTTGTCACGAAACCGACCCGCGAAGGGTCAAGTTTCGGTGTCACCATTGTCCGCGACCGGGAGGGGATTGCGGGCGGCATGGACAGCGCCCTGGTCCTGGACCGGGCCGTGCTGGTGGAGGAGTATCTCGATGGTATCGAATTCTCCTGCATCGTCATTGAAGAAAAAGAAGGTCCCCGTCCGCTTTCGGTGACGGAGATTCAGCCCCGGAGCGCTTTTTTTACCTACGATGACAAGTACATGCCCGGCCAGTGCCGGAAGTTCACGCCTCCCAGGTCGATTCCGCCTGAAGCGGTGGCGGCCATAGAACGGGACGTAGTCCGGGCCTTTGAAACGCTCGGTTTCCGGTGTTACGGAAGAATCGACGGATTCTATCTCAAAAATGGCGACATTTTTATAACCGATCCCAACTCGTCATCAGGCATGGCACCCTCGTCGTTTTTCTTCGAGCAGGCCGCTGAGGCGGGCATGCTGCCCCAGGATATTCTGTCACGGCTGATAGAGATAGCGCTTTCGGTTCATGGGGCCGGGCGGGACCCGCTCCAGATCTGA
- a CDS encoding ABC transporter permease, translated as MSKAIALLDRFGRSVYAALEEMGNMLLLFLSTLSWAARPPFKIRLIIKQMEFVGVKSIFVVVLTGLFTGMVTTLQGYYGFRMFSAETLVGSTVALAMTRELGPVLTALMVTARAGSAMAAELGTMRVTEQIDALYVMAANPVKHLIVPRVVAGVTMLPVLTVVSVFTGIVGSYFVGVIILDINRGMFMENIPRFVDLYDLYNGLVKAAFFGLILSFVGCFKGFNTTGGAEGVGKATTEAVVISAITILISDYFLTALMF; from the coding sequence GTGAGTAAAGCGATTGCTCTTCTTGACCGGTTCGGGCGGTCTGTCTATGCCGCCCTGGAAGAGATGGGGAACATGCTTCTGCTCTTTCTTTCCACCCTCTCCTGGGCCGCGCGGCCCCCGTTCAAGATCCGGCTTATCATAAAACAGATGGAGTTCGTGGGCGTCAAGTCCATCTTCGTCGTTGTGTTGACGGGGCTTTTTACAGGGATGGTCACCACGCTTCAGGGTTACTACGGGTTCAGAATGTTCAGTGCCGAAACGCTGGTGGGGTCGACGGTGGCACTTGCCATGACGCGCGAGCTGGGTCCTGTTCTGACGGCGCTCATGGTGACGGCCAGGGCGGGATCGGCCATGGCCGCGGAACTGGGGACCATGCGTGTCACGGAGCAGATCGACGCCCTCTATGTCATGGCGGCGAATCCCGTCAAACACCTCATCGTGCCCAGGGTTGTCGCCGGAGTCACCATGCTCCCCGTGCTTACGGTGGTATCCGTCTTCACGGGCATCGTGGGGTCCTATTTTGTGGGAGTCATCATACTGGACATCAACAGGGGCATGTTCATGGAAAACATACCCAGGTTCGTCGACCTGTACGACCTGTACAACGGTCTGGTCAAGGCGGCCTTCTTCGGACTGATCCTGTCCTTCGTGGGATGCTTCAAGGGATTCAACACCACCGGCGGGGCCGAAGGCGTGGGCAAGGCGACAACGGAAGCGGTGGTCATATCGGCCATCACCATACTGATAAGCGATTATTTCCTGACGGCCCTCATGTTCTAG
- the selD gene encoding selenide, water dikinase SelD — protein sequence MPLTSHPNLLAGIEHGEDAGVYKLTEDLALIQTVDFFTPIVDDPYTFGQVAVSNALSDVYAMGGMPLTAMNIVCFPANDMDFSILHDILRGGLDMMREAEVLLVGGHTVDDREIKYGLSVTGTVHPERLLLNRGARPGDALVLTKPLGTGIVNTALKAGIASPDLVRLTTQTMIELNRKAAGIMLNYTVHACTDITGFGFLGHACEMIEGSDTGMVIRSSQVPVFPGIGEFVEQGMLPGGLHRNRSYRMHMVRQDPACPEWLMDVFFDPQTSGGLFIALPVEEAVRMVEQMKKSDIHDASIVGHVEAESPGIITVI from the coding sequence CTGCCGCTTACGTCCCATCCGAACCTGCTCGCCGGAATCGAACACGGCGAGGACGCGGGGGTGTATAAGCTCACGGAAGACCTGGCCCTGATCCAGACAGTGGATTTTTTCACCCCCATTGTCGATGATCCATACACCTTCGGCCAGGTGGCCGTGTCCAACGCCCTTTCCGATGTCTATGCCATGGGCGGTATGCCCCTGACGGCCATGAACATCGTCTGCTTCCCCGCGAACGACATGGACTTTTCGATCCTCCACGATATTCTTCGGGGAGGGCTCGACATGATGCGCGAGGCAGAGGTTCTCCTCGTGGGGGGCCACACGGTGGACGACCGGGAGATCAAGTACGGTCTTTCCGTCACGGGAACCGTCCATCCGGAGAGGCTCCTGTTGAACCGGGGAGCCCGACCGGGGGACGCCCTGGTGCTGACCAAACCTCTGGGGACGGGCATCGTCAACACGGCGCTGAAAGCGGGCATTGCTTCCCCGGATCTGGTCCGGCTGACCACACAAACCATGATCGAATTGAACCGGAAAGCTGCCGGGATCATGCTGAATTACACCGTGCATGCCTGCACCGACATCACGGGCTTCGGGTTCCTGGGCCATGCCTGCGAGATGATCGAGGGAAGCGACACGGGCATGGTGATACGCTCGTCACAGGTCCCCGTCTTTCCCGGAATAGGCGAATTTGTGGAACAAGGGATGCTGCCCGGCGGCCTCCACCGCAACAGATCGTACCGAATGCACATGGTTCGGCAGGATCCCGCCTGCCCCGAATGGCTCATGGATGTGTTTTTCGACCCTCAGACATCGGGCGGGCTTTTCATAGCTCTGCCGGTGGAGGAGGCGGTCCGCATGGTTGAACAGATGAAGAAGAGCGACATCCACGACGCGTCAATCGTCGGCCATGTCGAGGCGGAATCACCGGGAATAATCACGGTAATCTGA
- a CDS encoding zinc ribbon domain-containing protein yields the protein MPIYEYKCDVCGKDFEVFQGISDPPVTACRFCKGRVRKQMSLSSFHLKGTGWYVTDYGGKKPSGQPADTCASEAEATGSALPEKANGHE from the coding sequence ATGCCGATTTACGAGTACAAATGTGACGTTTGCGGCAAAGACTTTGAAGTGTTCCAGGGAATATCCGATCCGCCGGTGACGGCCTGCCGGTTCTGCAAGGGCAGGGTACGAAAACAGATGTCCCTGAGTTCCTTTCATTTGAAGGGCACCGGCTGGTACGTGACCGATTACGGCGGAAAGAAACCTTCTGGACAGCCCGCTGATACCTGCGCTTCGGAAGCGGAGGCGACCGGCTCGGCACTACCGGAAAAGGCAAACGGTCACGAATGA
- the thrC gene encoding threonine synthase has protein sequence MREQSGRNMIRYYSTNRNLMAEAGITPFSGRVTFPEALLQGQAPDEGLFMPDTIQRISLPQILSLRGKPYPDAAFLVTEAFLRHDIDHESLRTVVEESYPFGVPLERVYDRKYIMRLDRGPTASFKDFAARMMARLMSHFKGPGRRLNVLVATSGDTGSAVGEAFKGVEGIDVYILYPRNEVSGRQKKQLDTIGMNVRALSVEGKFDDCQNLVKEAFSDPGLVHLNFTSANSINFGRILPQMVYYVYAYAQLARDDGEEMVVSVPSGNFGNALGCEYARRMGLPVRVLVMPTNENDEFPRFLESGHYQAVSPSRACLSNAMNVGHPSNLARFFDLYGGTVDRKGRVHSLPDLDRMRKAIFSVGVSDAVTRDTIRTVYERYGTILEPHGAVGWRGLETWLETNGDFPLCLSLETAHPAKFPDEIIELLGIVPDMPESMAGIDERRGEPVELPTDYQTFREYLLRNLDA, from the coding sequence ATGAGAGAGCAGAGTGGCAGGAACATGATCCGTTATTACAGCACCAACAGAAACCTTATGGCTGAAGCGGGTATCACCCCTTTCAGCGGCCGGGTCACCTTTCCGGAGGCCCTCCTGCAGGGCCAGGCCCCCGACGAGGGCCTCTTCATGCCCGATACCATTCAGCGGATTTCACTGCCGCAGATCCTGTCGCTTCGGGGGAAACCCTATCCCGACGCGGCGTTTCTGGTGACGGAAGCGTTCCTCCGCCATGACATCGATCACGAATCCCTGAGGACCGTGGTTGAAGAATCCTATCCCTTCGGCGTACCTCTGGAGCGGGTTTATGACCGGAAGTACATCATGCGCCTCGACCGGGGCCCTACGGCTTCCTTTAAGGATTTCGCCGCCCGCATGATGGCCCGCCTCATGAGCCACTTCAAGGGACCCGGGAGGCGGCTGAACGTACTCGTGGCCACCTCGGGCGATACGGGAAGCGCCGTGGGGGAGGCCTTCAAGGGGGTCGAGGGGATCGATGTATACATTCTTTACCCCCGAAACGAGGTGAGCGGCCGGCAGAAAAAGCAGCTCGATACAATCGGCATGAACGTGCGGGCCCTTTCCGTAGAGGGCAAATTCGATGACTGCCAGAACCTGGTCAAAGAAGCCTTTTCAGATCCGGGGTTGGTTCACCTGAATTTTACCTCGGCCAATTCCATTAATTTCGGGCGCATCCTCCCCCAAATGGTGTACTACGTTTATGCCTATGCCCAACTGGCCCGCGACGATGGTGAAGAGATGGTCGTTTCTGTCCCGTCGGGTAACTTCGGCAACGCCCTGGGATGCGAGTACGCCCGGAGGATGGGCCTGCCCGTGCGTGTGCTGGTGATGCCCACCAACGAAAACGACGAATTTCCCCGGTTCCTGGAAAGCGGGCACTACCAGGCGGTGTCTCCTTCCCGGGCCTGCCTGTCCAACGCCATGAACGTGGGGCATCCGAGCAACCTCGCCCGCTTCTTCGATCTCTACGGCGGAACGGTTGACCGGAAAGGAAGAGTGCACAGCCTTCCCGACCTGGACCGGATGAGAAAGGCCATTTTTTCGGTCGGCGTATCCGACGCTGTGACCCGGGATACGATCAGGACCGTCTACGAACGTTACGGAACGATACTCGAGCCTCACGGCGCAGTAGGCTGGCGCGGACTCGAGACTTGGCTTGAAACGAACGGGGATTTTCCACTCTGCCTGTCCCTTGAAACGGCCCATCCGGCGAAGTTCCCCGATGAAATAATTGAATTGCTGGGGATCGTCCCGGACATGCCCGAAAGCATGGCCGGCATCGATGAGCGACGGGGCGAGCCGGTCGAACTGCCCACCG
- a CDS encoding D-alanine--D-alanine ligase has product MSETGRNDSPPRKTRVAVVMGGISSEREISLESGRNIFGKLPKERYEALPVFMDRRGGLWHIPLKHLMRNATADIEEDLDGGARRIPYEELKSIVDIVYIALHGKYGEDGCFQGLLELLGVPYVGSGVLGSALAMNKYVSRQLLAHAGIGVPKTLRVSREDWAAGEEPVRDDIEENIGYPCVIKPTREGCSTAVSRVTERNELGPAIEAALQWDADILVEEYIRGMEVTCGVIGTDDPRALTPSETIPTADILSLEDKFLYGQGENKTPARLTPDILERVRETALKTFVTLGLKVYARIDMFVREDGAVVVLEPNSLPGMTPATVLFHQAAESGINQSDLMDRIIRYSLEAHEKKKGPL; this is encoded by the coding sequence ATGTCAGAAACTGGTCGGAATGATTCTCCGCCACGAAAGACCCGCGTGGCTGTCGTTATGGGAGGAATCTCGTCGGAACGGGAAATATCTCTCGAAAGCGGGCGCAACATCTTCGGAAAGCTTCCGAAAGAGCGCTACGAAGCGCTTCCTGTCTTCATGGACCGCCGGGGCGGGCTCTGGCATATCCCCCTGAAGCATCTCATGAGAAACGCCACCGCCGATATCGAGGAGGATCTTGACGGCGGGGCGCGCAGGATTCCCTATGAAGAGCTCAAAAGCATCGTGGACATCGTCTATATCGCCCTGCACGGGAAATACGGCGAAGACGGATGTTTCCAGGGACTCCTCGAGCTCCTGGGGGTTCCCTACGTGGGCTCCGGGGTACTCGGCTCGGCCCTGGCCATGAACAAGTACGTGTCGCGGCAGCTTCTTGCCCATGCGGGGATCGGCGTGCCGAAAACCCTGCGTGTTTCGCGTGAAGACTGGGCCGCCGGCGAGGAGCCGGTCCGGGACGACATAGAAGAGAACATCGGCTATCCCTGCGTGATAAAACCCACCCGCGAGGGATGCAGCACGGCGGTCAGCAGGGTGACGGAGCGGAATGAACTGGGTCCCGCCATCGAGGCGGCCCTGCAGTGGGACGCCGATATCCTTGTCGAAGAGTATATTCGGGGCATGGAAGTTACCTGCGGTGTTATCGGCACCGATGATCCCCGGGCGCTGACACCGTCGGAAACGATTCCGACGGCCGACATCCTGTCCCTGGAGGACAAGTTTCTCTACGGTCAGGGCGAAAACAAGACGCCTGCCCGCCTGACACCGGATATTCTTGAACGGGTCAGGGAAACGGCACTGAAAACCTTTGTCACCCTGGGGTTGAAGGTGTATGCCCGCATCGACATGTTCGTCAGGGAAGACGGCGCCGTGGTGGTCCTGGAACCGAACAGCCTTCCGGGCATGACGCCCGCAACGGTGCTTTTTCACCAGGCCGCCGAGTCGGGCATCAACCAGTCCGATCTCATGGACCGGATCATACGTTATTCGCTCGAAGCGCACGAAAAGAAAAAGGGCCCCCTGTGA
- a CDS encoding ABC transporter ATP-binding protein has translation MIELRDIHKSFKNHIVLDGLNLKIEEGKTTIIIGRSGGGKSVLLKHIIGLLKPDRGTIVVDGDDITAMGDRELNEVRKKFGMLFQEAALFDSMNVLENVAFPLREHSRMKEQEIRDRVRSRLQDVGLSGVEEKMPSELSGGMKKRVGLARALAMEPRIVLFDEPTTGLDPVMTEAIDRLIFETQRNFNLTCVVISHDIKSIFAVGHRVAMLYDGRIIEYGTPEALKASSNPVVQQFLAGSLEGPISIM, from the coding sequence ATGATTGAACTGCGGGACATACACAAGTCTTTCAAGAACCATATCGTGCTCGACGGACTGAACCTGAAGATAGAGGAAGGCAAAACCACTATCATCATCGGCCGCAGCGGCGGCGGCAAGAGTGTTCTCCTCAAGCATATCATCGGGCTGCTCAAGCCGGACAGGGGAACCATCGTCGTGGACGGCGACGACATTACCGCCATGGGCGACCGTGAACTGAACGAAGTGAGAAAAAAATTCGGCATGCTCTTCCAGGAGGCGGCCCTGTTTGATTCCATGAATGTTCTCGAGAATGTGGCTTTTCCGTTGAGGGAGCATTCCAGGATGAAGGAACAGGAAATCAGGGACCGGGTGCGGTCCCGCCTCCAGGACGTCGGACTTTCGGGGGTGGAGGAAAAAATGCCCTCCGAGCTTTCGGGAGGCATGAAAAAACGGGTGGGGCTGGCCCGGGCCCTGGCCATGGAGCCGCGGATTGTCCTCTTCGATGAGCCCACCACCGGTCTCGATCCCGTCATGACCGAGGCGATTGACCGGCTCATATTTGAAACGCAGCGGAACTTCAATCTTACCTGTGTCGTCATCAGCCATGATATAAAGTCCATCTTTGCCGTGGGGCACCGGGTCGCCATGCTGTATGACGGCCGGATTATCGAATACGGGACTCCGGAAGCGCTGAAGGCATCGAGCAATCCGGTTGTCCAGCAATTTCTGGCGGGGAGCCTCGAGGGCCCCATCAGCATCATGTAG